The DNA segment tacaaaataaaagaTGAAGATAGATCATGGATGAACCTGGTAGGGTACACTCCTGCAGGGGGCTGAGGATAGAGATCACCACCACCGATGTTAGGATAAACCGGAGGCATGACCACCCTGCAGTTTAGTTAATTATTTAGTCAAAATGATTTATTGAATCGTAATGTCGTGTTTGCAACATAGAGGATGCAACTTGAAGTTGAATTTAGAAACGAATATATAGTTATTTAGAAGATATAAAGGATTATGGAACATCGTAATTCTTTTGTTTTGATATTTATAGGGCATGTTAGTGAACTTAAATATATGGTGATATATGGTAATATATTTATCGACAAAAAAGTTTAAATTACCCTGAAGGATGGTAAGGAGAATAAGGATCTTCAAGTCCAAACGGTACCCCTCTAGGCTGATCTCTATCAGCATCTTCCGCTTTTTGTTCAGAACTGGAAAGGAAAAAAGAAGTTAACATACGCATGCAACGAAAATTAGTTGGAGTAACATTATCAGTGTCATGCCTTAAGGTTGAAAATTAGTTGAAAATTATTTTCAACTGTAAGAATAAAATACAAATTCATATTCATGCTCTTTCCACTAACCGTTTTTCTTCATCATTATTTACATATATTGCCAGAAAAAATTCTCTGTACACATTGACGCATGCTATAGTGGTGTTGTACATGTGCGAGTTAGTCGTGCAAGGAGAATTTAGATGGCGTATAAATCACCATCCATTTATAATAGAAAAACAAGACAGTTGTGGAAACTAGAAAACGAAATAAATTAAAACCTAAATCGTTATATCTAACATTAAGTTTTCGTTAAGTAACCAATCTAGTATCCTTATATCAACGTAACACGAATAAATCTAGCATATCTGGCATAAATCAGTCCATGTCCTTATTTATCGATTTGAAGTTTCTAATAACGGGTAAACCCTAAAAGCAACTATACGTATGCACGTTTCTCATTCACGGTTTAATCGTTTTCCAAGTACTTCAATCTTTAAGTCCCTTTTATGTCATCAGTAATATCAACTTCCCACAATCATGCTATTATGTTTCTCATTCCTTTAACCTCAATGTCACTCAAGTAACGAACAAGGTGTCGATCATAgatgttaaaagccatcgcctcttgcgcctaggcccatttttcaggcgaagcgaggcagttgcgctttaagtcgaggaaattgcgctttaattctctaGGTGATGGTTCAGGCGCACATTCCGGCCAGATTCCTAGATTTTAGAGAGCTTCCGGCCAATTCTCTAAATTCCGACAAGATTCTAGCCAGATTTCTACTTTTTATTCAAGGAAacctacttttctacactaatacactaataCTTTGGTACTAATTAGATGATACAAAGTGTTACATAATAgtctttgtttattttatttgaagaatagtattctttttctaatacataatatatttttattttttttttcattatgcgctttatttttctcaggccctcgctttttttgcgctttgcacctaggccccaggcgagacctatgcgccttgagtgcgcctagcgcctttaataactatggtgtCGATAAGTCTAAACTACTACTTTGTATACAAAACAACTGTTTACTCCTTACATATAAGGTTGGAGAACTCACTAGTCGCTAGCAGGTCGGTGAGgtagggactagcgactactcgggattaatcggatcggactttttatgtataattttaagtttttatacatatatacatatatttttatacgtactttttttaagtggacaagttttgaccggaatctgggaggttttggccggaatatgtgtttttttccggtattttctgattttttccgattttttttgttttttcctgattttttccgatttttcccgaccgactagtcgcgattagggccgattagggccgactagcgatttttttaCTGATTAGCTAAAAATTACTCAGTTGATGGGCGACTAGCGACTAGTCAGCGATTAATCGCCGGCTAGTCGCGATTTTTGCAACTAATGCTCTATAACTACTCTGACACAAAAACTATAATACAAAACAACACAATATAGACTAAGTGTAAAAGACGATATATCATATACTTAAGAAATATAAACTCCATTTAGAAACAGCTAAGCTCGGTACGTAAACAACTATATAAAGCCAGCAACTTGATTATGTTCAATGCATCAACTAGTTACCTTGTGGCACTGGATGTGCTTGCATTAGAAGAACCGCTCAATTTGGCTACCACCCCTTTGTTAACAGAATCTACAAGCTTACCCAAGTTCTTATACTGTGAACTATATTTAGTATCATCACTTTCTCCAGCATAATCATCAATACTGCACAAAAGAGACAACAGACACCTGTAAACAATACAACTAATGATACAAAAAACGTATACGAGTACCCGAAAAACGAAATATAAACAATTACTTGATCTCAAGATGAACAGGATCAGAAGAACCAAAAGCCAAAGCATCAACAAACAACTGCTTATTCATAACAAGACATTTCACAACCACTTTCTTCGAACCATCAGGGCTAGAGTACACAAACGCATAGTTATCTTCAACTTCATTCCACCCTTCAATACCAGCATCATCTAAACCCACAGAAACAAAACATCAAACACCTTGCGAGCATGAAACAAAAACCCAAttctaaccctaaagttttatactttttgttaaaaaaaaaaaacaaaacaaaaccctaCACGTGTTAATAAAAAGGGTACCGTTAAAAGGAGCGGTGAGTGCGTCGTCGGTGAAGGCCGGAGGACCGGTGGCGTTGAGATTGAAACCGGATGCGAGGAAGATTGAGTGAATGACAAACGCAATTTTGTCAGCTGAGTTGTTGAAATTGGGTCTTGAAGCTCTTATTATTGCTAATACAGATTGCTCAGTCGCCATTGTTTGATTAACAGAAGAGAAACTCGCCGGAgaaatgaatttcttcttggAAAAGTTAACGTTTGAGTGTTTATTGAGGCGGTTACCGGTGAGTTGATATAACGTTTGAGTGTTTATTGAGGCGGTTACCGGTGAGTTGATATAACGTTTGAGTGTTTATTGTTGCTTGGATTTGGGCGTCGTCATGTTGGTTTGGTTGATTGGCCCAACAAAATACGCAGATTGATAACTCATTGGGTTTAGGGCTCATTTATCAtgagaaaattacaaaaatcgtttttaaaaattataaattgCAAAATCTAATTCAGttaatttttttggttaaattagGTAACACAAGGATAATTTAATCTTTTTACCCAACTCTCTCTTATATATCATATGCCATCACCACTCTCAACTCAACCACCATCCACCACTCCCACAGCAACACCACTCCCACCAGCAGCCGCCAATAAATCACCACCCTAGCACCACCATTGCCAAATCCCAACCACCGTACCAAATGTACTCCTTCTGTGCCCACCACCGTCCAAGCACCACCACTGCCATAAACCATCGTCCTAGCACTACCACTCCAAATCCGACAACCTCACACTCCAAATCTGATAACCACCACTCCAAACTCGACACCCCATACCAAATCCGATAACCACCACTCTAATTCCTAAGAACCCTAACCCTAGAACGAAGATCGGGTGATTCGGTTACCTGGGATGAACGACGGCTTTTGTGGAACGAACGAACGGGGCTATATGTCGAACGACGGGAGAGCTATGGCGGTGGTGAACGATGCTACGGCGAGCTGCTTCTATAGTGGCCGACGGTGGATCTGTGGTGAACGGTGCAATGGCGGTGGTTTTATGGGCGATGGTGGCTCAAATTGtataaagagagagaaagagagttgaGGGAAAAAGAtgggtttttttattatttattttaatgtttagggtaaaatgactaaaataccctcgTATGGGGTCCACTTGGTCAAACCTAACCAtgaaaattaactgagttagagctAAAGAACATATTgtgcaagagtttgcaaacattGAGTACGTTTTTTATACTTTTTGAAGACAGATGACACACTTTGCAATCTAGTGTCAACATAAAAGACgctttttgtaatttactcttaacaAATTAATATTTTTTCCCTCTGGTGATATTGTTTGGTCGGGTGTCGATTCGGTTTCTTACGATATCGGGAGTATATATTGTTTACTATATCAAAAGGTACCTTACAACCACATTTTTAATCAAACAAACGGGGACATGGCCGGGCTACCGTTCTCTCTCTCCTTCTTTCTGATCTCTCTCGCGTGTAATTGGCGGTGTGTAGGGGTGCAGTAGGTTTAGGGTTTTATACTGGGGCTTCACATGAGATTAGGGCGGCGACATGTGTGGCCGGCGGTAACCACCTCCCGGCATCTCTCTTTCAACGGTAGGTGTAGGGCAGGGCTTGAGGGTTTTATATGGTGGGCACAAATATGTATGTAATTTACCAAAAAAACCTTTTTATTGTTCAAAACGTTGGGTTATTATTATATAGGAGAATTTGTATTGGAATGTTAAAAAATTGAATAAAATATTCAGTATTGTTACTGAAAACACACATACACCAAACACTGTACTGGTTATGGCAGTTTGGTACTGGCACTTTGTAAAATAGTGAAATCAAAAACCATAAATTTGAATACATGTATCGATACCGATTGTGTTCATTCAGTATCGATTAAGTACATTAGCAGTACTTGGTTTTTACAATTCCAATATATACTTTATTTTCGTTCATCATCATaatcagtaaatcccaccaatagcaaagctaaggtagggtctgaggaggttaagatgtagacagccttacctctaccccgtaggaatataGAGGTTGCTTACAGTGAGACCcctggctcgatagtagttttgcattaaaccttggacataaggcacataacactcagtaATTGAGATAaatgccgattagtgcatgtaccacttgtctttcggctatcaacgccaccacatgatgcatcaTTAACCATCCtttttttaacgttattttcacgaaattagtaaaataacactaaaattagtgcactttcacttttctccccgagcgcccacacgtatatatattatatgcgcaattgcgcataccgcaagcggggcagTATACTTTATTTTCAATAAAGTTTATAAATATGGACAAAACAGTTAAACAAAGTAATACCTAAAATCCATTatagatttttttataaaattacttGCAATGCAACAAATACATGTAACCTAACCTAAGCATTCTTATGCCTGACACGTAAATCACTTTGTAAACTACCACACCTTCACACATTTAGTAATACCTAAAAGCCATTATAGATTTTTTATTCATGCCTTAAAACATTTCAGAAGAACTCAAATAGTTATTTGTTTCTTGACACACATTTTTAAAGTTGAAACACCGAGGAGTCAAAAATTCTTGAAACACCATGTAAACAGAATGAGGCAACCAACCACCAAACCAATAAGTGATCATGGGATTTCACCCCTTTTCCCTTAGATTTCAAAATTTCTTTAGTGATTGAGTACATTGTGGTTTGTGGAGGTTGTTTCTTTAGCAACATCCAATGACGGCTTACTTATTTACCTATTAAGTTTGGGGGTTTGGGGTTGTATTCGGAGTGGAGACTTCATCTTATGCATTTGTGGCCTCCTCGAGGGCCCGATCTTGGGTGCCTTAGGACCATATCTTACGAGACAGTAATACATGTGATATGGATATTGATTATGGTTGTGCTCTGGCTTGTTTTTGTGATACAATTCCAAGTTTTGATTTCAGCGATCTCATTAACAAGAACACCGCCCCCTAAAGCCCAACATGCATTGGTGAGTGTCCTTTTCAGTAAAACTATCAAGGACATGGAAGTACACCTCAACATGATCGTTAGACATAAATTCGTTTTTAGTGTCTACGTGCCCCACATGCCCAAGATTTTATTATTGCTATCTTTATAGTTGGGCTAGGCCAACTGCCAACACATGTCGCTGGTGGAATATCGTTCTATGCTTAAGTATCGCCTCATGATTCCTCTTTTCCCGATTGATGAGATATGTCGTGTTTGTTGCAAGGCGTGTTTGGGCTCATTTGGGGAGCACGTAGTACATTGTAGAAAGCTCTCGGGTTTCAAGTATCGACAAAGTCTGCTTAAGAACGTTCTTTTTGGCATATTATGGCGAGTCGGGTTCTGTTAAGAAAGAAGTTTTTCTAAAGTTCTTGATCGGTCCTTTAAAAGGAAGATCAACACTAAGACCAACTAACATTTTGGTCTTTGGATGGATAGGAAGGAAACACGCATATGTGGATTTAACAAGGGTCTCCCTTCTTACGGGTTTGAGGACCGGTGTCTTCACGGTGGGTCAAATTTGTCGCTTCATGCAAAGTGACCAAACACGAGAAAACGTGTCTTGACAACCAACACATATTTATACCATTTGCATTTGATACTTTTGGATTCATTGCTTCTAAAGCTCCGAAGCTACTCAGTTGAGTCCAAAGGGTCATGCATAATAATGTTATAGCCACAAGATTTATGAATGCGGTTTTGTAAATACTTCGTTTTGCTATTAAAAAAGGGCTAGTGAGACATCTTGTTGCCACTTCGCCTTATATTTCGATGTATGTATGATTAATGTATTAAAAAAATAGAggtttaaaattaaattttaaaaaaattacctAACTCGTAGGTGCTTTAACCATGTATGATTAATGTATTAAAAAAATAGAggtttaaaattaaattttaaaaaaattacctAACTCGTAGGTGCTTTAACCAATTTGATTGTCTTTTAAGTATGTAACGAAAAAATATATTACATAACTCATATTGTTTATTTGATTGGAGAAAATAACAAAACCacctatttctttttttttttatacttttgATATTTTTATTAAGTTATATATTCTTTTGTGGTGACGACCTGACGTATTTATATGAATCGTCTTCCGACTCGGATGAAGCTTACGGATATAGGAGTAGATGTTCCCGATGTTCTTTGTCCAGTTTGCTCCAACGTCAACAAATCTATATATCGCTATGGAAAATGTGATGTATTGGTTACTCTTTGAGTCACTAATTTCAAACTTCAAATGGCTTGATATTTTCAGAGTCGATATTTTAAACCGGCAGGTTTGCTTGTATGGCTTGATTCGCTTCACACTTCGTCTAGGAAGAGAAAGCTTATACACGGTATTATTTTGACGTCTTGGCGGGTGTCGTTTGGAGATTTTGGAATACCATCGTTTTTTCTCAAGAAAACCCGCTCAAAAATTAATTTACATTCTATCGTTAATTACTTGTATTGGTGGTATCTTAATAGGAATAGTAACATAGATATTAGTTAAGCGGTGTGGATGCAAAATCATCTTGTAATGTAACTTGTTTGCCTAACGTTTGATCGTTAAGTTTTATTATTTACTTGGGCCATTAAAAGAAATGGTGTAACCTATATTCTAGTAAAACAACCGGTTCAATAACTTCCAATCATAAAACATTGGTTCAAGATGAATTTATTTTGGAGGACAAATTTATTGGTTCAAGGTGATACATATGCATATTGTTCatatcaatgttttaaaatctggttTTTATACCGTGTCAGATTTGGTTCAGAAACGGTTTAATCAGGTGTATCAGACGGTTTAATCGGGTGTATCGAGCGGCTTAACCGGGTGTACCGGATGGTTCAACCGGTCGGTTTAAACCGGTTTTTTAAACATCGGTTTGTATACCAGGTTGTACCGGTTAAACCGTCCGATAAACCGTTTCTGAGCCAAATCAGATACTTTATAAAAACCAGATTTTGAAACATTGCCAACAACCACTCAATCCAAACAATAATATTATCTTCTTCTCCTCATCCCGGAAACTCCACCGTTAAACTTTCCACCACCATGTCGCCACCGCTTCTCCAAACACACACATCACCCACCCTCTCTCTCTCGTTCTCCTCCCACatccaacccgacccgacccactCCTTCCTCACATCCAGATTCTCCCACCTCTCAATCTCCaacccaccaccatccaccaccatccgCATGGGCGGCGGCCCACGAACCTACCCCGGCGGCGTATCCAAGTGGCAGTGGAAACGTATGCAAAACAAGAAAGCCAAACAACTCCTGAGAGCCCGTCTGGCCCGTGAACGCCAGATTTACGAGATGCGTAAACGGGCCGAACTAAACGCCGCCGTTTCAGAGCTCGAACGGCCCTGGGAAATTGTCGAAAAAGCCCCTAAGTTATTTTCAGTTTCTGCTGATGAGCAGGTTAAGGTTTTAGCAGACCGGTTTCAGAAGCCTGGTGGGTTTGATTTGTGGTCTGAGAAAGATGGGCCCCAGTTGTTTCAAAGTGTTGAGGGTGTGACGTCAGCTAGGTTTTTCCCTAAAGGTGTTGTTCATAGTGTTAAACCTTATGGGCGAGTTAAGGAGTTGGATCAGGGTTTAAGTAATGAGGATGTGGAATCTGGGGAATTGGATGATGGGAGGAGAGATCGGATACGGTACGATTCGGGTGCGAAGGTGTTCGATATGAATTTGCAAGAGGATGGGAGTTATGGGGTTTCGAAGAAGGAAACGGAGAGTGCGAAGGTTAGAAGGAGACCGGAGAGGAAATGAGAAGGCTTTGGTTGTGGTAAAGTGAACTAGATTTTAGTCTTGTTATGTTACTAGTGCATTTGTACATGAAACGTTTgttatatctatatatctattgAGTATGTATTGTCTGCGCATGGTCTGTGCGGCGCAGACAGAAGAGCCTGCGCATATCTTTTTTAAGAAAAACAAGCACCACCTATCTGTTTTTGCCAATAATGTATGAATGTGATAGACTGATAGAACAAACTGATTCCGGAAAAGTTGTGATTCCGGAAAAGTTGTGATTCCGGAAAAGTTGTGATACAAACATTTGAACATGTGTATGGACATGACAATGTTCAACCGGAAAAGCCTCGGGTGTGGGAAAATGTTCAACCGTTATATTTAAGATGTTTAATACTCTACCTTTGACCCACTAAAGTTAAATTATTAAAACATAACCTAAAGCCGAAATTACATGGATGGTCTTTGTGGTATGTCTATATATTTGTTTCGTCCCTAGTTATGGTAAGTTGGAACTTTGGTTTCATTTGTTTGGTATTTTGTTAACAGTTTTGGCCTTAAACACCAACATATGTTACAAATGGGTCGTAAAATGAGGTAAATTGGCCGTTTTATCCTTTTTATGAAAGTTAAATTACTTCCTGCTCTATGGATTCCTTTCTCTTCCCTGTAGCCATCACCACACCACAACCTTGACCACCATCCAATCGCCTGCTGTCTCCACCAACATACCTTCTTTACTGCCACTCCTTAGCCTTTTCTCCTATTACATCCGCATAAAGCATCATCGCTGTTGGCTGTGGTGGTTGGCTGGCGTGTAATAAAGTGATTTATGATTTTTTTGTACTTTTGTTGcaacttttcttttttttttttaagtgacAATTTACCTCAGTGAGGCGACAAAGACGGTAGAAGTGGCTGATTTCATTTGAGGCGCAGCCTCAGTCGCTTCAGGTCACTTCTGCCAGATTTGTATCACCTTCGATGCGGTAAGCGTTAGTGGGAGGTCGCTGCTTGCTAGGACTGAGGGTTACAGATAAAGTACCAAAGAGTTGGCTAGTGGATGGTTGAGTTAGTTAATTACCACCTAACCTTGCACTTGTTAGGATTTGAACTCACGCCACTCTTCTGAAGGTCAAACACCATACCACTAGACCACTACGTTatgtggggtggggtgggggggggggggtatatttGTAGATTCCGATTGTCAGGAACGAAATATAAAGATATGGCCACACCATAGTCCAGACCATCCTTGTCATTTAGTCTAATCTTGCTTTAATTGTATTATGCCTGTTGTTTTAATTAGATGTCCGGTTGCAGAATCCGTGCTTCAAGTTTCTTTCAATAGTTTATCTAAAATTTGAGTTGTAAAACCTGGGTGTGTCGCTTAAAGAGCCGAAGCGGGGCGGGTTGATCCCAAACACTATTATGTCCTAAAGCTTAAAAACTCAAACAATGAGTGTCAATAAGACtacaaaaagagttaaatgccattttagtccctgtggtttgggccattttgccagtttagtccaaaggtttcatttttaacctgtgggtccaaaaatttttcacagttgccattttagtccacttggttaacttcatctattttttttgttaacgagaaggccaattcggtcattttgtatgtaattctgttaactaaaagggcaaatcagccatataaaatgaccgaattggccttctcgttaacagaaaaaatggatgaagttaacccagtggactaaaatggcaactgtgaaacctttttggacccacaggttaaaaatgaaacctttggactaaactagcaaaatggcccaaaccacagggactaaaatgacatttaactcctACAAAAATTACCATATCTTGGTATTTGTCTTAGTTTTCTGAACACAAAACGATTCTGGAAGTTTTATGCAATAAGAGTACACTTTAGAGCTTAGGCTATTGACAACACGGCTCTTTCCTGGCCCGTTTGATCCGTTTTAAATTTGCATGAATCCTTTATATGTCCTGCTGGACCCGTTGTTTGACCTAGACGTCCCCAAAAACGATCCCTAAGATTCAAGTTTCGTGTGATTTCGTTATGAAGGTGGTCAGACCGCATGTGCTCgtttaaacaaataaacaacaaCAAAACTTAATGTCCTGCGATTTTGGTTATAATTTTATTTTCCGACCTTGTTATGTTGATCAAGTGGAACtattcccacaagggggtttttctcagatttatttgggttttctcctgaattggtgtattgGCATTATgtcctagtggagatggatatgatcaggtggttccgctggtggcacgatgatactctagtggtccgtTAGTAattcaaatttgccgttcaaaaaaaaagtggGCGATGATAATGTGCACTTATGTGAAGAGTGAACATGATAATAGCTGCAGATTGAGTACAAGGTTGACCTACTACCCTTTTTCAAAGTCAAATTAGAATCATAAATCAACAAGCAATTACTTTCAAAACTGCATTCATTTCTCAATTTTATGTTTCCCTTTTCCTACATTTAGTGCCTACAGGCGTCTCATTCATTTCCCTTCATTTAGTGGCTCAATTTTAGGTTTTCATTTTCAATATGTTGTGAAACTATTCATAAAAATATTAATGCATGACCTAAATGAAATATATATGAACcatatttattatttagtaaCTATATTTTTAAAGTTAATTTGGAAATAGGAGGTAACAACGAAAAAAATAATAACCAAGTTTCATAATTGTtcattttgaaaaatataaaaataatcactaaATAACTTCCTAGGATTCATATACGTTTAGTTTACCCTGATACAAATTTATGGATCTTTCTCATATTTTATATGGTTTTAGGCGAAGCGGATGGTTAGATTGAACCCTATAAGACTGCCCCCAACGCTTCTTGTTGGGGGGTTGCACTTGATGATGTGGAGGATGCATTTGTAAAGGAAGCATTGGGGTAGGTGGCATTTAAGGGGGTTGCATGTAGGGAAGTGCACCTACATGCAGGAGAGAGAAGGTGAAGGTGGGCCCTTTAAATGTTTTTAAGATAGAAAAAGAAATGGTGATATGGAAGAGAGAGGATGCATGTGGAAAGGATGGGTTGGAGTTAAAAAAGGAGAGAACATGCATGTGGGAATAATGGGTTAAAAGCTGATGTGGCAGTGATGACTATGATGCATGTAGTAAATGCAGGCCGTTGCATTGCGGACAGTCTAAACTGCATCTAATGTcttgttttttattttgttttccaTGTTGATGATGTGTCTTTTATAAAACAACACAAAATTCTTAAACGAATGACAGAAAATTGGTGTAAAATCTTCTATTTGAAGTACATTCCTGGATTTTTAACACGGAGCATTAAAAAGgctattttataaaattaaattaaaaaacatCTTACTTAACACTAAGCTTAAAAAGGCTAGTTTCTTACCTATACAAACACAAGTGAGGGAACACTGCCACGCAGGACTTCTCTATTAGACCaaacattttattattttatattcattttaaaattacggtttcgtcctttatttaaaataaaattacatttttgccctcacttcaaaataaaattatgcttttgtccttcgctcaaaattacgattttccctcggttcaaaattatgattttgaacccatattacaattacaattttggccccagttcaaaataaatttttgcttttgccccaaactaaaAATGACGATTTCGCATTTTCGCCccgtttcaaaaattatgatttcgccttcagtttaaaattatgtttttgcccggttcaaaataaaagtatgcttttgcccccaattcaaaattacgattttgccct comes from the Helianthus annuus cultivar XRQ/B chromosome 4, HanXRQr2.0-SUNRISE, whole genome shotgun sequence genome and includes:
- the LOC110937908 gene encoding uncharacterized protein LOC110937908, which produces MSPPLLQTHTSPTLSLSFSSHIQPDPTHSFLTSRFSHLSISNPPPSTTIRMGGGPRTYPGGVSKWQWKRMQNKKAKQLLRARLARERQIYEMRKRAELNAAVSELERPWEIVEKAPKLFSVSADEQVKVLADRFQKPGGFDLWSEKDGPQLFQSVEGVTSARFFPKGVVHSVKPYGRVKELDQGLSNEDVESGELDDGRRDRIRYDSGAKVFDMNLQEDGSYGVSKKETESAKVRRRPERK
- the LOC110937907 gene encoding probable proteasome inhibitor; this encodes MATEQSVLAIIRASRPNFNNSADKIAFVIHSIFLASGFNLNATGPPAFTDDALTAPFNDDAGIEGWNEVEDNYAFVYSSPDGSKKVVVKCLVMNKQLFVDALAFGSSDPVHLEINIDDYAGESDDTKYSSQYKNLGKLVDSVNKGVVAKLSGSSNASTSSATSSEQKAEDADRDQPRGVPFGLEDPYSPYHPSGVVMPPVYPNIGGGDLYPQPPAGVYPTRGGFGDGGMLVGPNDPRFFGGGVGGRMGFPGGQPGVPPGARFDPFGPPDVPGFEPNRFARNPRRPPGGTHPDLEHFNGSDFI